From Excalfactoria chinensis isolate bCotChi1 chromosome 4, bCotChi1.hap2, whole genome shotgun sequence, one genomic window encodes:
- the LCORL gene encoding ligand-dependent nuclear receptor corepressor-like protein isoform X1, with protein sequence MEKGTDRMAAAAPAPPAAASQCRSPRCTAERRGVRRELDSWRHRLMHCVGFESILEGLYGPRLRRDLSLFEDCEPEELTDWSMDEKCSFCNLHKETVSDRASVIGSSQSTPTEELSSQGQSNTDKIECQAENYLNALFRKKDLPQNCDPNIPLVAQELMKKMIRQFAIEYISKSSKIQENRNGSSFEPSLICKSIQMNQTENSLQEEQDSPLDLTVNRTQEQNTQQGDGVLDLSTKKSARLEEPKYDPLCSENSVSGSSSTADANSEETTSLEKEKSALNKVLESFCSYHWQQTLAMLKFLMQDENVPIVCSCKQTHSVHSETPSFLTEEDVHVSFCNCKGHMITKRCCLQNQIPNTYLPPLPICIKDFHSLSCQAVAIGCIKTMVNKACSSHKYCGEQLQNSTKHSVKAVACASSFKDCDLLNSIKNSNRSRSPSPPPLSPVQDKEFETVEGSITDFPILDNNKPEISINQPPYLLPAEGSSGEFETCRGKVTEYSAGTSQSTDEDNNYINSEKAEKGVHAIFQDLMDRINEKLKSIDTTDIAAIPVKYSSSDRAPENDVKLGDFITSLLHNAKASDYSFMELLHQHDKQMENKIIQTRFRKRQETLFAMYNSPDSPYIRRQSLQIKRQLASLDETLVRKKSISERNAKKSAKNFDKIYPNKRHRLTVIEDKALQCFESNPYMNCHTKQVCFPVRQTESFKLPLANFQTSSDFLVLSEDSAFAANQAKSAKTQGDFATLKETDQFPLHGESNRTPGRTKRNVVPPGWYSVYVTNNIVFRKSSDAKKSLECLEKMQMNEDVHAERCCDINISKIVRDTNLQVVVERLEDTINLAKKANSSWLNSYKISQKVKDNACEQVMNPLARRDFPFSVGETGCTRQSFLPHSHLSNSNKSKTVCVTTNKQEMVIDQEINGSLLKSLSIDSSSSTSSNEALHTTSEAREIPSSLSYSSPVKLMFVSEVNSSEGVKYTLTSATTSCKGSTDIYSFQGYTSTVLDKQTTENLSHAIRVNDFENNAKEESSCACAEAITDSCAVGQTNLNDSKQNEVAEKLSNSGESVLKRKPGRPKKIGPQVVKQIKRPIGRPPKPKVDITERRECRAELNSDGKSAKSDASVIEEVNSNKNITVTVVFGRSRRTKRHVSEGNLSVISTLPREQVDFSFASDHSKVRHSTESENALTEIVKALQNSSTENVVSGYDYVRPIKSNLASPHPCSNIIRPVKKPLTTIRKPGRPAKVKITGISVTVSRVSPQERKVSISNCLPPLQQQNLLEKNIPQERNNQLCSNMSQVKSVQKDSREDGSNSVTTTMPRKREIPLRHSVRDRKPSLHFLHSLASSSAFTCRSALLHKTYKLHLRKAKDQKEKRRQSSQSVTSTDTSEMRNSGNSEKNLEDGDFGPINDVSSDPIFSSKPSLRWWATSASSDTLMEELNNRFEQITNTWLRVGGNEFDKCVCENRDPTEQDCNSEMSNPLDSCLVEIETSPIKMLFQKKCNMNELCTWFMQTTETQSLSLVRKANARNPLEVVSTRDIKMETKQSDLSTCLFRKHFKKFALSSPSKPAGKLQILHNMVRSPVLSMKSNFTLARLKRNEFKKLQHDRWGQTKKKLYSQAPGGWKSKKKNLQFFCQSQLFKSTSGESSDGMPVLQEKNTVEIQPTQALVESQSSLLPTENEARDAFVQQMMGPSDFNPHPDLANILKSHAETNGTICCQQNVRKGQSQDKLFPNTWKAKTFKDCRIFLRKINHIEQRNSFKLNNVIYSPEAVESKSHQAYLEEKRHPLLRSHSTKQNALKKQENEMEAPKESNSSKVTERLDDQFHSRELSSGVNHDDNPAGSSEVLIRINKRKSPQWETTDTNVRKRHKRQSYSSGQMAAYYPKCQVGKFLFPPSP encoded by the exons ATCTTCCTCAGAACTGTGATCCTAACATTCCCCTAGTTGCTCAggaattaatgaaaaaaatgatcCGCCAGTTTGCAATTGAGTACATTTCAAAAAGTAGCAAAATTCAAGAGAACAGAAATGGTTCATCATTTGAACCGAGTCTGATATGTAAAAGTATCCAAATGAACCAAACGGAAAACTCCCTTCAGGAAGAGCAGGATAGCCCTCTAGACCTCACTGTGAATCGAACTCAAGAACAGAATACTCAGCAAG GGGATGGAGTGCTAGATCTCTCTACAAAGAAAAGCGCAAGGTTGGAAGAGCCAAAATACGATCCCTTGTGTTCTGAAAACTCGGTGTCTGG ttcaagCTCAACAGCTGATGCAAATTCAGAGGAAACTACtagtttggaaaaagaaaaatcagcattaaaCAAAGTTTTGGAGTCTTTTTGTTCATATCACTGGCAACAGACTTTGGCCATGTTAAAATTTTTAATGCAAGATGAAAACGTTCCTATAGTTTGCAGTTGCAAACAGACACATTCAGTCCACTCTGAAACTCCCAGTTTCCTTACTGAAGAAGATGTTCATGTTTCGTTTTGCAATTGCAAAGGACATATGATAACAAAAAGGTGCTGTTTACAAAATCAAATCCCAAACACTTATTTACCACCTCTGCCTATTTGTATTAAAGATTTCCATTCTTTGTCATGCCAAGCTGTAGCAATTGGATGTATTAAGACCATGGTGAACAAAGCATGTAGTTCTCATAAGTATTGTGGTGAACAATTGCAAAATTCTACCAAGCATTCTGTGAAAGCAGTAGCATGTGCATCTTCATTTAAGGACTGTGATCTGttaaacagcattaaaaattcAAATAGATCTCGCAGCCCGTCACCACCACCACTGTCACCTGTGCAGGATAAAGAATTTGAGACAGTGGAAGGATCAATCACGGATTTTCCAATTTTAGACAATAACAAGCCTGAAATATCTATCAACCAGCCTCCATACCTCTTGCCAGCTGAAGGAAGCAGTGGAGAATTTGAAACTTGTAGAGGAAAAGTGACTGAATATTCAGCTGGAACATCGCAATCAACAGATGAAGACAACAATTACATAAATTCTGAGAAGGCTGAGAAAGGTGTACATGCCATTTTCCAAGACTTAATGGACCGTATTAATGAAAAGTTAAAGTCAATAGACACCACAGATATAGCAGCAAttcctgtaaaatattctaGCAGTGACAGGGCACCAGAAAACGATGTAAAGTTAGGAGACTTTATAACCTCCCTTTTGCATAACGCAAAGGCAAGCGATTATAGTTTTATGGAATTACTTCACCAACACGAtaagcaaatggaaaataaaataatccaaaCAAGATTTCGGAAGCGTCAGGAAACTTTATTTGCAATGTATAATTCTCCTGATTCACCATATATTCGACGACAGTCTTTGCAAATCAAGAGGCAGCTTGCAAGCCTTGATGAAACTCTTGTAAGAAAAAAGTCAATTtctgagagaaatgcaaaaaaatctgcaaagaaTTTTGATAAGATATACCCAAACAAAAGGCACAGGTTAACCGTGATAGAAGATAAAGCTTTGCAATGTTTTGAAAGTAATCCTTATATGAATTGCCATACCAAACAAGTATGTTTTCCAGTACGCCAAACAGAGTCTTTCAAACTACCTCTTGCTAATTTTCAAACCAGCTCTGACTTTCTAGTTCTTTCAGAAGATAGTGCTTTTGCAGCCAACCAGGCTAAATCTGCAAAAACTCAAGGAGATTTTGCAACTTTAAAAGAGACTGATCAGTTTCCTCTGCATGGGGAAAGTAACAGAACCCCGGGCAGAACTAAACGCAACGTTGTGCCTCCTGGATGGTACTCTGTGTATGTAACAAACAATATTGTATTCAGAAAATCATCTGATGCAAAAAAGTCTTTGGAATGTTTggaaaaaatgcagatgaaTGAAGATGTCCATGCTGAAAGATGCTGTGACATAAATATAAGCAAAATTGTGAGAGACACAAATCTGCAAGTTGTTGTGGAGCGTTTAGAAGATACAATTAACTTAGCTAAAAAGGCTAACAGCTCATGGTTGAATAGTTACAAAATAAGCCAAAAAGTAAAAGATAATGCTTGTGAACAGGTTATGAACCCACTTGCTAGAAGAGACTTCCCTTTCAGTGTGGGTGAAACGGGATGCACAAGACAAAGCTTCCTTCCGCATTCACATTTGTcaaacagcaataaaagcaaaactgtgtgtgtgacaacaaacaagcaagaaatGGTTATAGATCAAGAAATTAATGGCAGCCTTTTGAAGTCTCTGAGCATTGATTCATCTAGTTCTACATCCAGCAATGAGGCCTTGCATACAACTTCTGAAGCTAGGGAAATACCATCTTCCTTAAGCTACTCAAGTCCTGTTAAGCTTATGTTTGTCTCAGAGGTTAATAGCAGTGAAGGCGTCAAATATACTTTGACATCTGCAACTACATCTTGTAAAGGAAGCACGgatatttattcatttcaggGGTACACAAGCACTGTGTTAGACAAACAGACCACAGAGAATCTTTCTCATGCAATTCGTGTCAATGATTTTGAAAACAATGCAAAGGAGGAATCAAGCTGTGCTTGTGCAGAAGCGATTACAGACTCCTGTGCAGTTGGTCAAACTAACTTAAATGactcaaaacaaaatgaagttgcAGAGAAATTGAGCAATAGTGGtgaatctgttttaaaaagaaagcccGGTAGACCAAAGAAAATAGGTCCTCAAGTTGTTAAGCAGATTAAGAGACCTATTGGACGGCCTCCAAAACCAAAAGTAGATATAACTGAAAGGAGAGAATGTAGAGCTGAACTCAACAGCGATGGTAAAAGTGCCAAATCTGATGCGTCAGTAATAGAAGAAgttaacagcaacaaaaatattaCTGTGACAGTTGTCTTTGGCAGGTCAAGAAGAACTAAAAGACACGTTTCTGAGGGTAATCTAAGTGTAATCAGCACTCTGCCCAGAGAACAGGTTGACTTCAGTTTTGCCAGTGACCACAGCAAAGTGAGGCATAGCACAGAATCTGAAAATGCTTTGACTGAAATAGTGAAAGCCTTACAGAATTCTTCTACTGAAAATGTGGTCTCTGGTTATGACTATGTTAGACCTATCAAGAGCAACCTAGCATCACCACATCCTTGCAGCAACATAATACGGCCAGTTAAGAAACCATTAACTACCATTCGAAAACCTGGCCGGCCAGCAAAAGTAAAGATTACTGGCATATCTGTGACTGTTAGTAGAGTTTCAcctcaggaaagaaaagtgagcATTAGCAACTGTTTGCCTCCTTTACAACAGCAGAACTTGTTAGAAAAAAACATACCGCAGGAGAGAAACAATCAGCTGTGCAGTAATATGAGTCAAGTAAAGAGCGTGCAGAAAGATTCTAGAGAAGATGgatcaaacagtgttactacAACGATGCCAAGAAAACGTGAGATTCCATTGAGACACTCTGTTAGAGACAGAAAGCCCTCATTGCATTTCTTGCATTCGTTAGCATCCTCTAGTGCATTTACTTGTAGAAGTGCCTTGCTGCATAAAACTTATAAACTCCATTTGAGAAAAGCTAAAGATCAAAAGGAAAAACGTAGGCAATCAAGTCAGAGCGTAACATCTACGGATAcctcagaaatgagaaattcaGGAAATTCAGAAAAGAATCTTGAGGACGGTGATTTTGGGCCCATTAATGATGTGTCATCGGATCCCATTTTCTCATCAAAGCCTTCTCTCAGGTGGTGGGCTACTTCCGCTTCAAGTGACACTTTGATGGAAGAACTAAATAATAGATTTGAACAGATAACTAATACCTGGTTGCGAGTGGGGGGAAATGAGTTTGATAAATGTGTATGTGAAAACAGGGATCCCACTGAACAAGACTGTAACAGTGAAATGTCAAACCCTTTAGACTCCTGCCTTGTAGAAATTGAAACATCAcctataaaaatgctttttcagaaaAAGTGTAACATGAATGAGCTCTGCACCTGGTTTATGCAAACTACAGAAACACAGTCTCTCTCACTAGTGAGAAAGGCAAATGCTCGCAATCCTTTAGAAGTAGTTAGTACTAGAGACATAAAGATGGAAACTAAGCAATCCGATCTTAGTACTTGCCTTTTcagaaagcactttaaaaagtTTGCACTATCCTCTCCTTCAAAACCAGCAGGGAAGTTACAAATATTACATAATATGGTGAGATCTCCAGTTTTAAGCATGAAAAGTAATTTCACATTAGccagattaaaaagaaatgaatttaaaaagtTACAGCATGATAGGTGGGGACAAACCAAAAAAAAGCTGTATAGTCAGGCTCCTGGAGGCTGgaaatcaaaaaagaaaaatttacaGTTTTTTTGCCAAAGCCAGTTGTTTAAAAGTACAAGTGGGGAAAGCAGTGATGGAATGCCTGtgctccaggaaaaaaatacagtagaaaTCCAGCCCACTCAAGCTTTGGTAGAATCTCAGAGTAGCCTCTTGCCAACTGAGAATGAAGCCAGAGATGCATTTGTTCAACAGATGATGGGACCTTCTGACTTTAACCCACATCCTGATTTAGCAAACATACTTAAGTCACACGCAGAGACAAATGGAACAATTTGTTGCCAACAGAATGTTAGAAAAGGACAAAGCCAAGATAAACTGTTTCCAAATACATGGAAAGCCAAAACCTTTAAAGATTGTagaatatttctgagaaaaatcaACCATATTGAGCAACGcaattcatttaaattaaataatgtCATTTATTCTCCTGAAGCTGTTGAAAGTAAAAGCCATCAGGcctatttggaagaaaaaagacatcCTCTTTTGAGGTCCCATTCTACTAAGCAAAACGcattaaagaaacaagagaatGAAATGGAAGCACCTAAAGAATCTAATTCTTCTAAAGTGACTGAAAGACTGGATGACCAGTTTCACAGCAGAGAATTAAGTAGTGGTGTAAACCATGATGATAATCCTGCTGGTAGTTCTGAAGTTCTTATcagaataaacaaaagaaaaagtccaCAATGGGAGACCACTGatacaaatgtaagaaaaaggCATAAGAGACAATCATACAGTAGTGGACAAATGGCAGCTTATTACCCAAAGTGCCAAGTAGGTAAGTTCCTGTTCCCCCCCTCACCTTAA